Proteins encoded by one window of Candidatus Poribacteria bacterium:
- the rsfS gene encoding ribosome silencing factor, with translation MENGKNTLDMVKAAASAAMSRRAQDGVILDLRELDGFTDFFAIFSGVSDIQVEGISQAVLEELENNWSQKPWHQEGARKADWILLDYVDFVVHVFLSERRAYYNLERLWAEAGRIELPELAIPVHVEEAEAEAEAEVDPDGVLVFGEHGESTSEL, from the coding sequence ATGGAAAACGGAAAAAACACATTAGATATGGTAAAAGCCGCCGCTTCGGCAGCGATGAGCCGCCGTGCACAAGATGGTGTTATTCTTGATTTACGTGAACTTGATGGTTTCACGGACTTCTTCGCGATCTTCAGCGGTGTCTCCGACATCCAAGTAGAAGGTATTTCGCAAGCCGTTCTTGAAGAACTTGAAAACAACTGGTCACAGAAACCTTGGCATCAGGAAGGCGCGCGTAAAGCGGATTGGATTCTCTTAGACTACGTTGATTTTGTTGTCCATGTCTTTCTGTCCGAAAGACGTGCTTATTATAACCTTGAACGTTTGTGGGCTGAAGCCGGGCGGATTGAACTGCCAGAGTTAGCAATACCTGTACATGTGGAAGAAGCAGAAGCAGAAGCAGAAGCAGAAGTAGATCCAGACGGCGTGCTGGTCTTTGGAGAACATGGGGAAAGTACGTCGGAATTATAA
- the yqeK gene encoding bis(5'-nucleosyl)-tetraphosphatase (symmetrical) YqeK: protein MDYVYDQIDTTLSELRAHPKSIEIQQYLSDKLSAKRLQHVLAVQEMAVDLACVHKADVWQASLAALLHDSAKWMNAQALYAAVHAYEIRLDPIEEVNPSLLHPLIGVKLAVEKFAVTELEVLEAIRNHTTGNPSMGVISQVLYVADFAEPTRTHKAVHLVRELAYIDLRRAVHHVARAKIEHLLDKGVMIHPNTLHTYNSTLESVNT from the coding sequence TTGGACTACGTATACGATCAAATAGACACCACACTTTCAGAACTCCGGGCACACCCGAAGTCGATTGAAATTCAACAGTATCTTTCAGATAAATTGAGCGCGAAACGGCTTCAGCATGTCCTCGCCGTACAAGAGATGGCGGTTGATCTCGCGTGTGTTCATAAAGCGGATGTTTGGCAGGCAAGCCTGGCTGCGCTTTTACATGACAGCGCGAAATGGATGAACGCCCAAGCGTTATATGCGGCAGTACACGCCTATGAAATTCGCCTAGACCCGATTGAAGAGGTAAATCCTTCGCTCCTGCATCCACTTATAGGCGTGAAATTGGCGGTTGAGAAATTCGCTGTAACAGAACTTGAAGTGCTCGAAGCCATTCGCAACCATACAACCGGAAACCCATCCATGGGGGTTATATCACAGGTATTATACGTAGCAGACTTCGCGGAGCCGACACGGACACATAAAGCTGTTCATCTCGTACGGGAGTTAGCGTACATAGACTTGAGGCGTGCCGTTCATCATGTCGCTCGCGCGAAAATTGAACACCTCCTTGATAAAGGTGTAATGATTCATCCAAATACGCTTCATACTTACAACAGCACGTTAGAGAGCGTTAACACTTAA
- the yacG gene encoding DNA gyrase inhibitor YacG, with the protein MEHTCSMCGTAYDFVWEVGTPLPKNFPFCSARCKAADLSKWINEEYAIRTPLPDTILSETERELLAELAELGIHIDDERE; encoded by the coding sequence GTGGAACACACATGCAGTATGTGCGGAACAGCTTACGACTTTGTATGGGAAGTCGGGACCCCTTTACCCAAAAATTTCCCATTCTGTAGTGCACGGTGCAAAGCCGCGGATCTCTCAAAATGGATTAATGAGGAATACGCGATTCGTACCCCGTTGCCGGACACGATTTTGTCTGAGACTGAACGAGAACTGCTTGCTGAATTAGCCGAATTAGGGATTCACATTGACGATGAGAGAGAGTAA
- the nadD gene encoding nicotinate-nucleotide adenylyltransferase, with amino-acid sequence MLKTTQRIAVMGGTFNPIHYAHLLSAEQVRVGLGYDKILFIPSARPPHKVADTDIIEPEHRYQMALLAIVENPHFEVSRIELERAGPSYTVETLKALQKLYGETTELAWIIGADSLIEYKVWRDFDKVLARCIMIATTRPNYDLNRVPLEVRKRVTTFPITGVDISATAIRERIWKGLSIRYLVPETVESYIQRYRLYQ; translated from the coding sequence ATGCTGAAGACAACCCAAAGAATTGCTGTGATGGGCGGAACATTCAACCCGATTCACTACGCGCATCTGCTGAGTGCTGAACAGGTCCGGGTCGGATTGGGCTACGATAAGATCTTATTTATCCCTTCTGCGAGACCCCCGCATAAGGTCGCAGATACCGATATTATTGAACCCGAACACCGGTATCAGATGGCACTTTTAGCGATTGTTGAGAATCCGCATTTTGAAGTGTCACGGATAGAACTGGAGCGCGCCGGTCCGTCATATACCGTTGAAACGCTAAAGGCTCTACAAAAACTTTACGGAGAGACGACCGAACTCGCATGGATCATCGGTGCAGATTCGCTCATTGAGTATAAAGTCTGGAGAGATTTTGACAAGGTTTTGGCACGGTGTATTATGATTGCAACGACACGCCCGAATTACGACCTAAACCGGGTGCCATTGGAGGTTCGCAAGCGGGTTACGACCTTTCCAATCACGGGTGTGGATATATCTGCTACCGCCATTCGTGAACGGATTTGGAAAGGGCTTTCAATCCGGTATCTCGTACCAGAAACAGTCGAATCTTATATTCAGCGGTATCGGTTGTATCAATAA
- a CDS encoding SIS domain-containing protein, translating into MSTSHLSYLHTAQDILKQIEATQTDAIAQASDMCAETIAEDGLVYLFGSGHSRMAVEEMFPRYGSFPGFFPIVELAVTYHNQVVGCNGQRQALFLENISGYAEVILRNFTFGPHDAMMVFSNSGTNILPIEIAMGAKARNLPVIAVSSIAHSRSSTSKHASGKRLFEIADLTIDNCNPPGDAVVDIPNLAYPVGPTSSIGTLSIVNAIKCRVAELLTERGKPPVVLTGAHFIGPEESAKQIERAYDDYKARVHGG; encoded by the coding sequence AACAGATTGAAGCGACGCAAACCGACGCGATTGCACAAGCCTCCGATATGTGTGCTGAAACAATAGCAGAAGACGGTCTCGTCTACCTATTCGGATCGGGACATTCGCGCATGGCAGTCGAGGAGATGTTCCCGCGTTACGGAAGCTTCCCGGGTTTTTTCCCAATCGTGGAATTAGCCGTTACGTATCACAACCAAGTCGTCGGTTGCAACGGTCAGCGACAGGCACTCTTTTTGGAAAACATCTCAGGATATGCGGAAGTGATCTTACGCAACTTCACCTTCGGTCCTCACGACGCCATGATGGTGTTTTCCAATTCAGGCACGAATATCCTTCCGATTGAAATAGCGATGGGAGCGAAGGCGCGGAATCTACCTGTCATAGCGGTGAGTTCCATCGCACACAGTCGTTCATCTACCTCAAAGCACGCCTCTGGTAAACGGCTTTTTGAAATCGCGGACCTAACGATCGACAACTGCAATCCGCCGGGCGATGCCGTTGTTGACATCCCGAATCTGGCGTATCCGGTCGGACCCACGTCCAGCATTGGCACACTCTCGATTGTCAATGCGATTAAATGTCGAGTCGCTGAATTGCTGACGGAACGCGGGAAACCGCCTGTTGTGTTGACCGGTGCACATTTCATCGGTCCCGAAGAATCCGCAAAACAGATTGAACGGGCTTATGATGATTACAAGGCTCGCGTACATGGCGGTTAG